ATTCACGTTTCAAGGAATGACCCTGTTTGGCTTCCCCCATCTATTGCGTACAGGAAGTAGCGACCACTTCGTTTACGAAGTTCGAGTCGTCGGAGTTGGAGGAGGATGAAGAGCATTTTGATTTAAAGCGTTTCCAGGTGCCGGTTAATGAGCGCCTTCATTTTCATAGTACTCATTGCATTTTCCTCTCGATGAATGCTGCATGTGAGGCCTAGGCGATAATCTTGTCTATTACGTTACCAGAAACATCAGTGAGTCGGAAATTGCGACCGTTATGCAAGTAGGTGAGTCGCTTGTGATCCAGACCAAGAAGGTGGAGGATAGTCGCATGGACATCCGGTACGGTGACAGGGTCTTGGACGGCCATGTGTCCGATCTCGTCGGTTGCGCCGAAGTGGAAACCGGGACGCACACCACCTCCGGCCATCCACATGAGAAATCCATCCGGGTTGTGATCGCGACCTCCATTGGTCCCTTGAGATTGTGGGAGTCGTCCGAATTCACCTCCCCAGACCACCAGGGTCGTGTCCAGCAAACCGCGGCGCTTGAGGTCCGCGATGAGACCGGCAACCGGCTTGTCGGTCATTCGGCACAATGTACCGTGGTTGCCTTGGAGGTCACCATGTGCATCCCACTGGTCATTGGGATAGGCCTGGATGAAACGTACGCCTCGTTCGACCAGTCGGCGGGCGAGAAGTAGTTTGGAACCGTAGTCACGACTGTCCTTTTGATCCATGCCGTAGAGTTGCCTGGTTTCCTCAGTCTCACTGGCAAGGTCGACTGCATCGGATGCGGCAAACTGCATGTTGTAAGCTAGTTCGTAGCTGGCGATGCGAGCTTCGAGGTCGCGCTCGGCGGGATTGCGCTCGTAGTGCGCCTCGTTGAGTGCACGCAAAATATCGAGCTGGCGACGCTGCTGCTCATCCGTTACATCCTTTGGACGACGGAGATTGAGGATGGGATTGTCACCTGACCGGAACAGCGTCCCTTGATTCGAACCGGGAAGAAAACCGGCACCCCAATTGAGCGCACCACCCTTGGTTCCATCCACCTTTGGCATCACAACAAAACTCGGTAGGTCCTGGCTCTCTGAGCCGAGGCCGTAACTTGCCCACGCGCCTGCGCTCGGAAATCCCGGCCGGGTAAAACCGGTGTTCATCTGATACATGGCCGGTGCATGGCTGTTCGATTCAGCCTGACAGGACTTTATCAGGCAGAGCTCATCAATGATCTGACTGGTATGCGGAAGCTGGTCGCACGCCCAGGTCCCACTCTGTCCATACTGTTTGAATGTGTAGGGTGAGCGCATGATCGGCCCGAGGTTGCCGAAGAAC
This portion of the Verrucomicrobiota bacterium genome encodes:
- a CDS encoding DUF1501 domain-containing protein; the encoded protein is MSLCNNQSSHGNDPFVFSRREMLKRSGAGFGLLALSGLLGNDGLLRAAGSGNFKSPLAPKPPHFAPKARSVIWLFQEGGPSGFDLFDPKPALERYHGQRLATKVEPFFGNLGPIMRSPYTFKQYGQSGTWACDQLPHTSQIIDELCLIKSCQAESNSHAPAMYQMNTGFTRPGFPSAGAWASYGLGSESQDLPSFVVMPKVDGTKGGALNWGAGFLPGSNQGTLFRSGDNPILNLRRPKDVTDEQQRRQLDILRALNEAHYERNPAERDLEARIASYELAYNMQFAASDAVDLASETEETRQLYGMDQKDSRDYGSKLLLARRLVERGVRFIQAYPNDQWDAHGDLQGNHGTLCRMTDKPVAGLIADLKRRGLLDTTLVVWGGEFGRLPQSQGTNGGRDHNPDGFLMWMAGGGVRPGFHFGATDEIGHMAVQDPVTVPDVHATILHLLGLDHKRLTYLHNGRNFRLTDVSGNVIDKIIA